A region of Zootoca vivipara chromosome 15, rZooViv1.1, whole genome shotgun sequence DNA encodes the following proteins:
- the FAM222B gene encoding protein FAM222B isoform X2, which translates to MMNPPYAAPSTLSHPQALARQQALQHAQGLTQQQQHPQGIPTALQQPQHPQSMAHPALQPPPHHANHLLQQQQQPPPAAGLHGGRKMADADAPPNVTVSTSTIPLSMAATLQQNQPPDLSSIVHQINQFCQARAGISATSVCEGQIANPSPISRNLLISASTRVSAHNVPTPLPSCVVDPGVPPSGPGAMAVPPLGGVIGRGPPAYQSEMKQVAAWNQHQLAHLQQMCGEAVGPSALMGKPPGRELPGQGFAGKAPGYALDLCMGQPFNVKPPLEKPTPSPPVNSLPGPAPYTNGHYFQPLWNNILPTPNSDSSGSQDLAMPFHGGGGGQPLGAGLECTGGPHYRAGAGCPPAQGGLMQTMEYLSGDFQPSCLREQQGGGGVLSKAPRPAMNRAHDPAESRSLHIQHPGYR; encoded by the coding sequence ATGATGAACCCTCCCTACGCGGCACCCAGCACTTTAAGCCACCCGCAGGCGTTGGCCCGTCAGCAGGCTCTGCAGCACGCCCAAGGCttgacgcagcagcagcagcaccctcagGGGATCCCCACGGCCCTGCAGCAGCCGCAGCACCCGCAGAGCATGGCCCACCCGGCCCTGCAGCCGCCACCGCACCACGCCAACCACttgctccagcagcagcagcagccaccgccaGCAGCGGGCCTGCACGGGGGCCGGAAGATGGCCGACGCCGATGCCCCCCCGAATGTGACTGTGTCTACCTCAACCATCcccctctccatggctgccacgCTGCAGCAGAACCAGCCCCCAGACCTGAGCAGCATCGTCCACCAGATCAACCAGTTCTGCCAGGCCCGCGCGGGCATCAGCGCTACCTCAGTGTGCGAGGGACAGATCGCCAACCCCAGCCCTATCAGCCGCAACCTCCTGATCAGCGCCAGCACCCGGGTGTCCGCCCACAACGTCCCCACGCCCCTGCCTTCCTGCGTGGTGGACCCTGGGGTCCCCCCCTCGGGCCCCGGGGCCATGGCTGTCCCGCCTCTGGGGGGCGTCATCGGTCGGGGGCCCCCCGCCTACCAAAGCGAAATGAAGCAGGTGGCAGCCTGGAACCAGCACCAGCTGGCTCACCTGCAGCAGATGTGTGGCGAGGCCGTCGGCCCCTCGGCCCTGATGGGGAAGCCCCCCGGGCGGGAGCTGCCCGGGCAGGGCTTTGCCGGCAAGGCCCCCGGCTACGCCCTGGACCTCTGCATGGGCCAGCCGTTCAACGTGAAGCCCCCGCTGGAGAAGCCCACCCCCTCGCCACCGGTCAACAGCTTGCCGGGCCCCGCCCCCTACACCAACGGGCACTACTTCCAGCCCCTGTGGAATAACATTCTGCCCACGCCCAACAGCGACAGCTCGGGCTCCCAGGACCTGGCAATGCCTTTCCACGGTGGAGGCGGGGGGCAGCCCCTGGGGGCCGGCCTAGAGTGCACAGGCGGACCTCACTACAGGGCCGGGGCCGGCTGCCCACCTGCCCAGGGCGGCCTGATGCAGACGATGGAATACCTGAGCGGGGACTTCCAGCCCTCCTGCCTCCGGGAGcagcaggggggcgggggggtgctGAGCAAAGCCCCCCGCCCCGCCATGAACCGAGCCCACGATCCCGCGGAGAGTCGCAGCCTTCATATTCAGCACCCAGGGTATAGATAA
- the FAM222B gene encoding protein FAM222B isoform X1, producing the protein MLACLPGPGDLSFQLLSYPQMNAGLQKWDTPQKMRAAQQHPTPAELDAYAKKVASHPLTIKIFPNSVKVPQRKHIRRTVNGLDTSGQRYSPYPPSQAAVKTGLLAIVRSPPAKGIVKDFDGTRTRLLPEAMMNPPYAAPSTLSHPQALARQQALQHAQGLTQQQQHPQGIPTALQQPQHPQSMAHPALQPPPHHANHLLQQQQQPPPAAGLHGGRKMADADAPPNVTVSTSTIPLSMAATLQQNQPPDLSSIVHQINQFCQARAGISATSVCEGQIANPSPISRNLLISASTRVSAHNVPTPLPSCVVDPGVPPSGPGAMAVPPLGGVIGRGPPAYQSEMKQVAAWNQHQLAHLQQMCGEAVGPSALMGKPPGRELPGQGFAGKAPGYALDLCMGQPFNVKPPLEKPTPSPPVNSLPGPAPYTNGHYFQPLWNNILPTPNSDSSGSQDLAMPFHGGGGGQPLGAGLECTGGPHYRAGAGCPPAQGGLMQTMEYLSGDFQPSCLREQQGGGGVLSKAPRPAMNRAHDPAESRSLHIQHPGYR; encoded by the coding sequence GGGACACTCCACAGAAAATGAGAGCCGCACAGCAGCACCCTACTCCAGCAGAGTTGGACGCGTATGCTAAGAAGGTGGCCAGCCATCCTCTGACTATCAAAATTTTCCCCAACAGCGTCAAGGTCCCCCAGCGGAAACACATCCGCCGCACCGTGAACGGGCTGGACACTTCCGGGCAACGCTACAGCCCCTACCCGCCGTCGCAGGCCGCCGTGAAGACAGGCCTCCTGGCCATCGTCCGGTCCCCGCCGGCCAAAGGGATCGTCAAGGACTTTGACGGGACCCGGACGCGCCTGCTGCCGGAAGCCATGATGAACCCTCCCTACGCGGCACCCAGCACTTTAAGCCACCCGCAGGCGTTGGCCCGTCAGCAGGCTCTGCAGCACGCCCAAGGCttgacgcagcagcagcagcaccctcagGGGATCCCCACGGCCCTGCAGCAGCCGCAGCACCCGCAGAGCATGGCCCACCCGGCCCTGCAGCCGCCACCGCACCACGCCAACCACttgctccagcagcagcagcagccaccgccaGCAGCGGGCCTGCACGGGGGCCGGAAGATGGCCGACGCCGATGCCCCCCCGAATGTGACTGTGTCTACCTCAACCATCcccctctccatggctgccacgCTGCAGCAGAACCAGCCCCCAGACCTGAGCAGCATCGTCCACCAGATCAACCAGTTCTGCCAGGCCCGCGCGGGCATCAGCGCTACCTCAGTGTGCGAGGGACAGATCGCCAACCCCAGCCCTATCAGCCGCAACCTCCTGATCAGCGCCAGCACCCGGGTGTCCGCCCACAACGTCCCCACGCCCCTGCCTTCCTGCGTGGTGGACCCTGGGGTCCCCCCCTCGGGCCCCGGGGCCATGGCTGTCCCGCCTCTGGGGGGCGTCATCGGTCGGGGGCCCCCCGCCTACCAAAGCGAAATGAAGCAGGTGGCAGCCTGGAACCAGCACCAGCTGGCTCACCTGCAGCAGATGTGTGGCGAGGCCGTCGGCCCCTCGGCCCTGATGGGGAAGCCCCCCGGGCGGGAGCTGCCCGGGCAGGGCTTTGCCGGCAAGGCCCCCGGCTACGCCCTGGACCTCTGCATGGGCCAGCCGTTCAACGTGAAGCCCCCGCTGGAGAAGCCCACCCCCTCGCCACCGGTCAACAGCTTGCCGGGCCCCGCCCCCTACACCAACGGGCACTACTTCCAGCCCCTGTGGAATAACATTCTGCCCACGCCCAACAGCGACAGCTCGGGCTCCCAGGACCTGGCAATGCCTTTCCACGGTGGAGGCGGGGGGCAGCCCCTGGGGGCCGGCCTAGAGTGCACAGGCGGACCTCACTACAGGGCCGGGGCCGGCTGCCCACCTGCCCAGGGCGGCCTGATGCAGACGATGGAATACCTGAGCGGGGACTTCCAGCCCTCCTGCCTCCGGGAGcagcaggggggcgggggggtgctGAGCAAAGCCCCCCGCCCCGCCATGAACCGAGCCCACGATCCCGCGGAGAGTCGCAGCCTTCATATTCAGCACCCAGGGTATAGATAA